One window from the genome of Salvia miltiorrhiza cultivar Shanhuang (shh) chromosome 7, IMPLAD_Smil_shh, whole genome shotgun sequence encodes:
- the LOC130991813 gene encoding pectinesterase-like: MGVSKNKAILATFLLVACMISAAAAGAGEAAEIEAMCANAEYKDTCKKTLANSNNGEPKGLLLSSFNSTVENLRTAITKSKTYKDAAADKRTQGALVVCEQVLNTTVDNIKRSMAKIDKFEVSDVDDYIDDVKVWLSAGVTCKDTCVDAFENTTGETGEKVKQLLKTSGELLSNGLAIVDGVAKLFETLDLGKLLSGSKRVLEQTFQGGVPGFVEPHQRSLLGAAPGKFTPNAVVALDGSGKYKTIAAAIAAAPINSTKLFIIQIKAGVYKEVLKVPGGANNVVFIGEGPTKTIISGSQSFAGGIPTFQTATLSVDGDDFMAKDIGIENTAGAAGRQAIAVRVSGDKAVFYNVHMSSYQSTLYAHIYRQFYRDCRISGTMDIIWGDAAAVFQNCIIAVRQPLPNQICSLTSQARNDSRAVGVTVIQNCTIMAEKEFFNVKPASKAYLGRPMKPFSRTIVMESNIEGFIAPEGWTPWMGTFALDTLYYGEYKNRGPGANTAKRVTWKGIQKMTPELADSFTPTKVYAGDDSWVKNTAIPYVGGMVNPK; this comes from the exons ATGGGCGTTAGTAAGAATAAGGCAATCCTCGCCACCTTCCTCCTGGTGGCATGCATGATCTCCGCTGCCGCAGCCGGCGCCGGCGAGGCCGCTGAGATCGAGGCAATGTGCGCGAACGCCGAGTACAAAGACACCTGTAAGAAGACCCTCGCCAACTCCAACAATGGCGAACCCAAGGGGCTTCTGCTCTCGTCGTTCAACTCCACCGTCGAAAACCTCCGAACCGCCATCACCAAGTCTAAGACATACAAAGACGCGGCGGCCGACAAGCGGACACAGGGGGCGCTGGTTGTCTGCGAGCAGGTGCTCAACACCACCGTCGATAATATCAAAAGATCAATGGCTAAGATCGACAAATTCGAGGTCAGCGATGTCGACGACTACATCGACGATGTCAAGGTCTGGCTCAGTGCAGGCGTCACCTGCAAGGACACCTGTGTTGATGCCTTCGAGAATACTACCG GGGAGACCGGCGAGAAGGTGAAGCAACTGCTCAAGACTTCCGGCGAGCTGCTCAGCAACGGCCTCGCGATAGTAGATGGCGTGGCAAAGCTTTTCGAGACGCTTGATCTCGGAAAACTGCTCAGTGGCTCGAAAAGGGTCCTTGAACAAACCTTCCAAGGTGGAGTACCCGGCTTCGTAGAGCCGCATCAGAGGAGCCTCCTCGGAGCTGCTCCAGGGAAATTTACGCCGAATGCAGTGGTGGCGCTAGACGGCAGCGGAAAATACAAGACCATTGCAGCAGCCATCGCGGCAGCGCCCATTAATAGTACTAAGTTGTTCATTATCCAAATCAAGGCCGGTGTTTACAAGGAGGTTCTCAAGGTTCCTGGCGGTGCCAACAACGTCGTCTTCATCGGAGAAGGGCCCACGAAAACTATAATCTCCGGTAGCCAGAGCTTTGCAGGGGGCATTCCGACCTTCCAGACTGCAACCCTTT CTGTTGATGGTGATGACTTCATGGCCAAGGACATTGGGATCGAGAACACTGCTGGAGCCGCCGGCCGCCAGGCAATCGCAGTGCGAGTCTCCGGCGACAAGGCCGTGTTCTACAACGTGCACATGAGCAGCTACCAGAGCACCCTCTACGCCCACATCTACCGCCAGTTCTACCGCGACTGCCGCATCTCCGGCACCATGGACATCATCTGGGGCGACGCAGCCGCAGTCTTCCAGAACTGCATCATCGCCGTCAGGCAGCCACTGCCCAACCAGATCTGCTCTCTGACCTCCCAGGCCCGCAACGACAGCCGAGCTGTTGGCGTCACCGTCATCCAGAACTGCACCATCATGGCAGAGAAAGAATTCTTCAACGTGAAGCCGGCATCCAAGGCGTACCTCGGCCGTCCGATGAAGCCGTTTTCGAGGACGATCGTGATGGAATCGAATATCGAGGGCTTCATCGCGCCAGAGGGGTGGACACCATGGATGGGGACATTCGCCCTCGACACGCTCTATTACGGTGAGTATAAGAACCGTGGGCCCGGAGCAAACACTGCGAAGCGGGTGACGTGGAAGGGTATCCAGAAGATGACTCCGGAGCTAGCTGATAGCTTCACTCCGACGAAGGTGTACGCTGGCGATGACAGCTGGGTGAAGAACACCGCAATTCCTTATGTTGGAGGAATGGTCAACCCTAAATAA
- the LOC130991807 gene encoding pectinesterase-like, whose translation MAGSYKNNATAAMLAAVLVAACMASVATATISVGVEAVCSSTEYQTTCKASLSSVNTANPKDLLKAAFHAAIDNIEGAVKQSELYEKAATDERTKDALTVCEEVLNSTIDDLRRSTNKVDSFDISKIGDYIDDVRVWLSAGLTCKDTCLDAFENTTGDTGEKVKKMLESTGELLCNGLSITEKVSKLFGSLNLGSFFSQRRLLRDENSNEDMIPSFVSHAARMLLNQTAGTLTPNVTVALDGSGNFKTIGEAINAAPLKSNATFVILVKAGKYKEIAMIPKKCNNVVLMGEGPTKTVISGDKSFAGGFTTYHTSTLTINGEGFMAKDIGIENTAGAIGHQAVAVRVSGDKAVFHNVNMDGYQDTLYAHTYRQFYRDCRISGTIDFIFGNSIAVFQNCALVVRRPMENQACMVTAQGRNESSSVGVTVIQNCSFTAEKDFLDANPPFTAYLGRPWKAYSRTIIMQSFIDGFIAPEGWSPWMGDFGLDTLYYGEYDNRGPGSDLSKRVAWKGIQKMTPELARGFTAEKLFAGDEWVKNTGVPYVGGMMQISK comes from the exons atggccgGTAGTTACAAGAATAATGCCACGGCGGCCATGCTCGCCGCAGTCCTTGTGGCGGCGTGCATGGCCTCCGTGGCGACGGCCACCATCTCCGTCGGGGTGGAGGCAGTCTGCTCCTCCACCGAATACCAAACCACCTGCAAAGCGAGCCTTTCCAGCGTGAACACCGCCAACCCTAAGGACCTGCTGAAGGCCGCATTCCACGCCGCCATCGACAACATCGAGGGCGCTGTCAAGCAGTCGGAGCTATACGAGAAGGCGGCGACGGACGAACGCACGAAAGATGCCTTGACGGTGTGCGAAGAGGTGCTCAACTCCACTATCGATGATCTCCGGCGGTCCACCAACAAGGTCGACTCCTTCGATATCAGCAAGATCGGCGACTACATCGACGACGTCAGGGTCTGGCTCAGCGCCGGCCTCACCTGCAAGGACACCTGCCTCGACGCCTTCGAGAACACTACTG GGGACACCGGTGAGAAGGTGAAGAAGATGCTGGAGAGCACCGGCGAGCTGCTCTGCAACGGCCTCTCGATCACCGAGAAAGTGTCGAAGCTCTTCGGCTCGTTAAACCTCGGGTCGTTCTTCAGCCAGCGGCGGCTGCTCAGAGACGAAAACAGCAACGAAGACATGATCCCCAGCTTTGTCAGCCACGCGGCGAGGATGCTACTGAACCAGACGGCGGGGACTCTCACGCCCAACGTCACGGTGGCGCTGGACGGGAGCGGCAATTTCAAGACCATCGGCGAGGCCATCAACGCCGCGCCGCTGAAGAGCAACGCCACGTTTGTGATCCTGGTTAAGGCCGGCAAATACAAGGAGATTGCGATGATTCCGAAGAAGTGTAATAACGTCGTTTTGATGGGAGAGGGCCCCACCAAGACCGTTATCAGCGGCGACAAGAGCTTTGCCGGCGGTTTTACGACCTACCACACTTCTACTCTCA CCATCAACGGTGAAGGCTTCATGGCGAAGGACATCGGGATCGAGAACACCGCCGGCGCCATCGGGCACCAGGCGGTGGCGGTGCGTGTCTCCGGCGACAAGGCCGTCTTCCACAACGTGAACATGGACGGGTACCAGGACACCCTCTACGCCCACACGTACCGGCAGTTCTACCGCGACTGCCGCATCAGCGGCACCATCGACTTCATCTTCGGGAACTCCATCGCCGTGTTCCAGAACTGCGCCCTGGTGGTGCGGAGGCCCATGGAGAACCAGGCGTGCATGGTGACGGCGCAGGGCCGCAACGAGAGCAGCAGCGTCGGCGTCACCGTCATCCAGAACTGCAGCTTCACGGCCGAGAAGGACTTCCTCGACGCCAACCCGCCGTTCACGGCGTACCTCGGCCGCCCGTGGAAGGCGTACTCGAGGACgatcatcatgcagtccttcatCGACGGCTTCATCGCGCCCGAGGGGTGGTCGCCGTGGATGGGCGACTTCGGCCTCGACACGCTCTACTACGGCGAGTACGACAACCGCGGGCCCGGCTCCGACCTCTCCAAGCGGGTCGCGTGGAAGGGGATCCAGAAGATGACGCCGGAGCTGGCGCGGGGCTTCACGGCGGAGAAGCTCTTCGCCGGCGATGAGTGGGTCAAGAACACTGGAGTTCCGTACGTTGGTGGAATGATGCAGATTTCGAAATGA
- the LOC130991879 gene encoding RING-H2 finger protein ATL2-like: MATEDENQLMAAEPGQGYALSGKIMLSAIVILFAVVVFMVGLHLYARWYLVRLRRRQIERRRLRRGARAHVVFYADSVIPAGADRGLEPAVLSSLPVFLHSAAGAAEVPPLECAVCLSEFEEKEIVRLLPKCNHSFHIECIDMWFRSHSTCPLCRSPVEKVAGRSEAAVEPLEPIGELNSSEPGSSSGADLNLCDTCQETTASSLGARKGADLVGVRIEVPLRRAEAALELTQSSPASRLAYFKRILSMGRRSPAAGAGASSSGGGGPTTPRGADELDLESGIGESNQGSSGVEAPR, encoded by the coding sequence ATGGCGACTGAGGACGAAAATCAGCTGATGGCGGCAGAGCCGGGGCAGGGCTACGCATTGAGCGGGAAGATAATGCTCAGCGCCATCGTCATACTCTTCGCCGTCGTCGTTTTCATGGTGGGCCTCCACCTCTACGCGCGGTGGTACCTCGTGCGGCTGCGCCGCCGCCAGAtcgagcgccgccgcctccgacgCGGCGCCCGAGCTCACGTCGTGTTTTACGCCGACAGCGTAATCCCAGCCGGCGCCGACCGGGGGCTAGAGCCGGCGGTTCTGAGCTCGCTGCCGGTGTTCCTCCACTCCGCCGCCGGGGCGGCGGAGGTGCCGCCGCTGGAGTGCGCCGTCTGCCTGTCGGAGTTCGAGGAGAAGGAAATCGTGCGGCTGCTGCCCAAGTGCAACCACTCTTTTCATATAGAGTGCATAGATATGTGGTTCCGGTCACATTCCACCTGCCCGCTCTGCCGATCGCCGGTGGAGAAGGTGGCCGGCCGGTCGGAAGCGGCAGTGGAGCCTCTCGAACCGATTGGGGAGTTGAATTCGTCCGAACCGGGTTCGAGCTCGGGGGCCGATTTAAATTTGTGCGACACGTGTCAGGAGACGACGGCGTCGTCGCTGGGGGCGAGAAAGGGGGCGGATTTGGTAGGGGTGAGGATTGAGGTGCCGCTGAGGCGGGCGGAGGCGGCGCTCGAGTTGACTCAGAGTTCTCCGGCGAGTCGGCTGGCTTATTTCAAGAGAATCCTGAGCATGGGGAGGAGGTCCCCCGCGGCGGGGGCCGGCGCCTCTTCCAGCGGCGGAGGGGGACCGACGACACCGCGTGGGGCGGACGAGTTGGATTTGGAGAGTGGGATCGGTGAGTCGAATCAGGGAAGCAGTGGGGTAGAGGCGCCGAGGTGA
- the LOC130991821 gene encoding pectinesterase-like, which translates to MGDTQNKAILATFVVVACMISSAAAGAGEAAEIEAMCANAEYKDTCKKTLANSNNSEPKGLLLSSFNSTIENLRTAITKSQTYKDAAADKRTKGALAVCEQVLNTTVDNIKRSIAKIDKFEVSDVDDYIDDVKVWLSAGVTCKDTCVDAFENTTGETGEKVKQLLKTSGELLSNGLAIVDGVAKLFESLDLGKLLSGSKRVLEQTIPGFVERHQRSLLGAAPGKFTPNAVVALDGSGKYKTIAAAIAAAPINSTKLFIIQIKAGVYKEVLKVPGGANNVVFIGEGPTKTIISGSQSFAGGIPTFQTATLSVDGDDFMAKDIGIENTAGASGRQAIAVRVSGDKAVFYNVHMSSYQSTLYAHIYRQFYRDCRISGTMDIIWGDAAAVFQNCVIAVRQPLPNQICSLTSQARNDSRGVGVTVVQNCTITAEKEFFAAKPPAKAYLGRPMKPFSRTIVMESNIEGFIAPEGWTPWMGTFALDTLYYGEYKNRGPGANTAKRVTWKGIQKMTPELADSFTPTKVYAGDDSWVKNTAIPYVGGMVNPK; encoded by the exons ATGGGCGATACCCAGAATAAGGCGATCCTCGCCACCTTCGTCGTGGTGGCGTGCATGATCTCCTCCGCCGCGGCCGGCGCCGGCGAGGCCGCCGAGATCGAGGCCATGTGCGCGAACGCCGAGTACAAAGACACCTGCAAGAAGACCCTCGCCAACTCCAACAACAGCGAACCCAAGGGGCTTCTGCTCTCGTCGTTCAACTCCACCATCGAAAACCTCCGAACCGCCATCACCAAGTCGCAGACGTACAAAGACGCGGCGGCCGACAAGCGGACAAAGGGGGCATTGGCCGTCTGCGAGCAGGTGCTCAACACCACCGTCGATAATATCAAAAGATCGATCGCCAAGATCGACAAATTCGAGGTCAGTGACGTCGACGACTACATCGACGACGTCAAGGTCTGGCTCAGCGCCGGCGTCACCTGCAAGGACACCTGCGTCGACGCCTTCGAGAATACTACCG GGGAGACAGGCGAGAAGGTGAAGCAACTGCTCAAAACTTCTGGCGAGCTGCTCAGCAACGGCCTCGCCATAGTCGACGGCGTGGCAAAGCTTTTCGAGTCGCTTGATCTCGGAAAACTTCTCAGCGGCTCGAAAAGGGTCCTCGAACAAACGATCCCCGGCTTCGTCGAGCGGCATCAGAGGAGCCTCCTCGGAGCTGCTCCGGGGAAGTTTACGCCGAATGCAGTGGTGGCGCTAGACGGCAGCGGAAAATATAAGACCATCGCAGCAGCCATCGCAGCGGCGCCCATTAATAGTACTAAGTTGTTCATTATCCAAATCAAGGCCGGTGTTTACAAGGAGGTTCTCAAGGTTCCCGGCGGCGCTAACAACGTCGTTTTCATCGGAGAAGGGCCCACAAAGACTATAATCTCCGGTAGCCAGAGCTTCGCAGGGGGCATTCCCACCTTCCAGACTGCAACCCTTT CTGTTGATGGTGATGACTTCATGGCTAAGGACATCGGGATCGAGAACACGGCCGGAGCCTCCGGCCGCCAGGCGATAGCAGTGCGCGTCTCAGGCGACAAGGCGGTGTTCTACAACGTGCACATGAGCAGCTACCAGAGCACCCTCTACGCCCACATCTACCGCCAGTTCTACCGCGACTGCCGCATCTCCGGCACCATGGACATCATCTGGGGCGATGCCGCCGCCGTCTTCCAGAACTGCGTCATCGCCGTCAGGCAGCCGCTGCCCAACCAGATCTGCTCGCTGACCTCCCAGGCCCGTAACGACAGCCGTGGCGTGGGCGTGACCGTAGTCCAGAACTGCACCATCACGGCGGAGAAGGAATTCTTCGCCGCCAAGCCCCCGGCGAAGGCGTACCTCGGCCGGCCGATGAAGCCGTTCTCGAGGACGATCGTGATGGAGTCGAACATCGAGGGCTTCATCGCGCCGGAGGGGTGGACGCCGTGGATGGGGACATTCGCCCTCGACACGCTCTACTACGGCGAGTACAAGAACCGTGGGCCGGGGGCGAATACCGCAAAACGGGTGACGTGGAAGGGTATCCAGAAGATGACGCCGGAGCTTGCCGATAGCTTCACTCCGACGAAGGTGTACGCCGGCGATGACAGCTGGGTGAAGAACACCGCAATTCCTTATGTCGGAGGGATGGTCAACCCTAAATGA
- the LOC130991806 gene encoding pectinesterase-like — translation MGDSNNKITVAATFLVVACLVSAAAAYGDSPQIDAMCSNAEYKETCQKTLASANNTEPKELLLSAFNSTIRNLKTAIRKSKLYNDAAADPRTKGALAVCEQVLNTTVENMRRSFRQVDKIDVNQIDDYVDDVKVWLSAGLTCKDTCVDAFENTTGETGDKIKDLLKTSGELLSNGLAIVSGVSKLFESLDIGKLLSGSKRVLEQTVKDSVHGGAPGFVGHHARSLLGAAPGSFTPNAVVAQDGSGKYKTIKEAIAAAPLNSDKLFIIQIKAGVYKEVLKVPGGANNVVFVGEGPTKTVISGSQSFAGGIPAFQTAILSIDGDDFMAKDIGIENTAGASGRQAIAVRVSGDKAVFYNVHMSSYQSTLYAHIYRQFYRDCRITGTMDIIWGDAVAVFQNCNIAVRQPLPNQICSLTAQARNDTRGVGVTVVQNCTITAEKEFSAAKPPAKAYLGRPMKEYSRTIVMESSIDGFIAPEGWTQWMGTYGLDTLYYGEYKNRGAGADTSKRVTWKGIQKMTPELADSFTPTKVYAGDDSWVKNTAIPYTGGMVNPK, via the exons ATGGGCGATAGCAATAACAAAATAACGGTGGCCGCCACCTTCCTCGTGGTGGCGTGCCTGGTCTCCGCGGCGGCGGCATACGGCGACTCCCCCCAGATCGACGCCATGTGCTCCAACGCCGAATACAAGGAGACCTGCCAGAAAACCCTCGCCAGCGCGAACAACACCGAGCCCAAGGAGCTTCTGCTCTCGGCCTTCAACTCCACCATTAGAAACCTCAAAACCGCCATCAGAAAATCGAAACTCTACAACGACGCGGCGGCGGATCCGCGCACGAAGGGGGCCTTGGCCGTCTGCGAACAAGTGCTCAACACCACCGTCGAGAACATGAGAAGATCTTTCAGACAAGTCGACAAAATCGACGTTAACCAAATCGACGACTACGTCGACGACGTCAAGGTCTGGCTCAGCGCCGGCCTCACCTGCAAGGACACCTGCGTCGACGCCTTCGAGAATACTACCG GGGAAACCGGCGACAAGATAAAGGACTTGCTCAAGACTTCCGGCGAGCTGCTCAGCAACGGCCTCGCGATAGTCTCCGGCGTGTCGAAGCTTTTCGAGTCACTTGATATCGGAAAACTGCTCAGCGGCTCGAAAAGGGTACTCGAACAAACGGTGAAGGACTCCGTCCACGGTGGAGCCCCCGGTTTCGTCGGCCACCATGCCAGGAGCCTCCTCGGCGCAGCGCCGGGGTCGTTCACGCCGAATGCGGTGGTGGCGCAAGACGGCAGTGGGAAGTACAAGACCATCAAGGAAGCCATCGCCGCCGCTCCCTTGAATAGTGATAAGTTGTTCATTATCCAAATTAAGGCTGGCGTTTACAAGGAGGTTCTCAAGGTCCCCGGCGGTGCCAACAACGTCGTCTTCGTCGGAGAAGGGCCCACGAAGACTGTCATCTCCGGCAGCCAGAGCTTCGCAGGGGGAATTCCAGCCTTCCAGACTGCAATCCTCT CCATTGATGGTGATGACTTCATGGCGAAGGACATCGGAATCGAGAACACGGCCGGAGCCTCCGGCCGGCAGGCGATAGCGGTGCGCGTCTCGGGCGACAAGGCCGTGTTTTACAACGTGCACATGAGCAGCTACCAGAGCACCCTCTACGCCCACATCTACCGCCAGTTCTACCGCGACTGCCGCATCACCGGCACCATGGACATCATCTGGGGCGACGCCGTGGCCGTCTTCCAGAACTGCAACATCGCCGTCAGGCAGCCGCTGCCCAACCAGATCTGCTCGCTGACCGCCCAGGCCCGCAACGACACCCGCGGCGTGGGCGTCACCGTGGTCCAGAACTGCACCATCACGGCGGAGAAGGAGTTCTCGGCCGCCAAGCCCCCGGCGAAGGCGTACCTCGGCCGGCCGATGAAGGAGTACTCGAGGACGATCGTGATGGAGTCGAGCATCGACGGGTTCATCGCGCCGGAGGGGTGGACCCAGTGGATGGGGACCTACGGCCTCGACACGCTCTACTACGGCGAGTACAAGAACCGCGGGGCCGGGGCGGACACGTCGAAGCGGGTGACGTGGAAGGGTATCCAGAAGATGACGCCGGAGCTTGCCGATAGCTTCACTCCGACGAAGGTGTACGCCGGCGATGACAGCTGGGTGAAGAACACCGCAATTCCTTATACCGGAGGAATGGTCAACCCTAAAtag